The Pedobacter ginsengisoli region CGATTCTTCCTATCAGGATATTAAAAAGCGTTTTAAAATGTATCGGTCGGAGGGAATTTACACTCCCCCAACTAAAGAAGGAACCATTATTTTTCCAGGCTATGATGGCGGTGGAGAATGGGGAGGCCCAGCTTTTGATCCAGAGACAAACATACTTTATGTAAACGCTAACGAGATGGCCTGGGTATTAAATCTGGTAGAAAATCAACAACCTAAGTCTGTTGTCAGAACAAATCTGGAAGCGGGGGCAGCATTATACAACAAACACTGCATGGTATGCCATGGCCCTGAACGCTTAGGGGCAGGAGATTATCCATCAATTATTGGTGCAGGAAAGAAATATAACCTGCCGCAATTTATCGAGTTGCTTTCAACAGGAAGAAGAATGATGCCCGGATTTGGTCATATTACAAAAGAAGAGAAAGTAGCCATTGGATCATTTATTCTGGATTTAAAGAATGAGCAGGTAAAGACTTATAATGGACCTTCGGAACTAAAAAACAATTTGCAGAAACCCCCAAAGCCTTCTTATGGCTCAACAGGTTATAATAAATTCCTGACTAAAGAAGGTTATCCTGCTATCAGCCCACCTTGGGGTACCCTTAATGCCATTAATCTGAATACTGGTAAGTATGTGTGGAAAATTCCGCTTGGGGAATTTGAAGAACTAAAGAAAAAAGGAGTGCCACCAACCGGACGGGAAAATTATGGTGGCCCGGTAGTAACTGCTGGAGGATTAATATTTATAGGTGCCACTGCAGATGGCAAATTTAGAGCTATTAATAAAAAAACCGGAAAGATTCTGCTAGAAACTGATTTACCTGCACCGGGTGTTGCCACTCCGGCAGTTTATACTGTAAATGGAAAACAATATGTTGCAATTGCTTGTGGAGGATCAAAGTGGGGTGGGAAATCAAGTGACGTTTATATAGCATTTTCATTGCCTGATAAATAATTGTACGTCCAAATCAGCCCGAGATAATGTCTATTTTAACCTGTTCTTATAAACAGAATTACTTGTAAATTAGTATTGTCATTTAAAATATAAAAATATGAAACTTAAAAGTTTAGTAATTGCACTATGTTTAATAGCAGGCAGTCAATTAGTAAAGGCACAAGTAACAGTAACGGATATGGTAAAAGAATGGGAAAGGTCAAAAGCCTATACTCAGGAATATCTTGATGCTATGCCTGAAAGTGGATATGCCTTAAAACCTACCCCAGAAATGCGATCTTTTGCAGAGCAGGTATTGCATCTGTCAGATGCCAATTATGGTTTTACTTCAGCAGCTACAGGGACTAAAAGTCCGTTTGGTCAGGGTGAATTGGAAAAAACCAGCGATAAATCCAAAGCTAATGTGACCAAATTAGTTCTTGGTAGTTATGATTTTGTGATCGAAAATATCAAAAAGATGACAGAAGCACAGCTGGATGAAACAACCAAATTGTTTGGGAGGTTCGATATGACCAAAAGAATGGCTCTGGCTAAGGCCTTTGAACATCAAGCACACCACAGAGGGCAAACAACAGTTTATCTTCGTTTGGCAGGAGTAAAACCACCACAAGAAAAGCTTTTTTAATAGTCGGATAACTTATTTCTTATCAGCAACAAACTTATTGTTTTCAACATCCTTTAAAAACGCAACAAGGTTTGAAAAATAGTTTTGTTGGTCGTCATATATACTTAAATGACTTCCATCGGGGCACAAATAAGTTCGGCTATTAGGAATAAGTTTTCCTTCCTTCTTTATATCTTCCGGATTTCTTTCTTCGTACATCCCACCAATAACAAGTGTAGGGACCTTTATATTTGGCAACCTGTTCCAGGCGTATAATTTGTTTACTAACAGATCCTGGTATTCGGGAGAATCATGGAGCTTTAACCTGTCTAATGAATCATAAGTTTTTATGTCCTGTTCAGTAAAAGTTTTTTTCTTTAGTTGCCCTGAGTAAGGAGCATAGCTTTTAACCCCAGCAGTCATGCTCGAAAGTATTGCAGCTTTTACATGGTTTTGATACTTCTGTAAATATTCCATTGCCAACACACCACCCCAAAAATGTCCTAGTATGTAAAAGTTATCCAGTTTAAGTCCCTTTCTTACATGTTCTATTTCTTCAACAAAACGTGAGGTGTTTAAAAGCACAGAGTCGGTAGGGATATCCGAATTGCCAGTGCCCAATTGGTCATAATAATAAAATTCAATCCCTTCTTTTGGCAAAAATTCTTCAAAGCACTCAAAGTAGTCCTGGGTAAACCCTGGTTCTCCAGGTAATAGCAATACCTTGATTTTACCTTCGCCAACTTTTTTTGTCCATATGTTGTACTTGCCATCCACCACTATCATCTTTGTATTATCCGTTTTGATTTTCCAGGCAGTATCAATGGAGTTTTCTGTAAACGATTCAGGAAATTTTGATGTTTGATCACAACCCCAAAAGCAGTTTGCAGTTAAAAGGAGTAGTATTGTGGTTTTCATGATACTTAGTTTTTAATGGTCATGAAGCTAGCATGAGCAGACTTAATTGATCTGCTAAAGTTCCGAAGTAAATGGTCTCTTTGTGAGGAATTTTTCAGCCTTTAATGCTATATTTTCAGCTTTTTTATCGGACAAATTGTGCATCAACAGGATAAATTCAGCATTCTTATCTAAAAGTGTAAAATTGTATACTTCTTTCACACAGAAAAAAGAGAAAGCAGGCTATCTTTATAGTCAAATGTCTAAGCCTCAAACTCTTTTAACTTTTCTATTTTTGGTTGTTTCTGTTTTCAGAAGCCCTGTTTCCGCGCAAACAAATTCTGGATTTGAGCTCATCTCAACCACACAAGGACTCTCTCAGGGACTCATTAATGATATGTTGCAAGATAAAGAAGGCTTTATCTGGATAGCAACAAAAGGTGGGCTCAATAGGTATGATGGATACACTTTTAAAACATTCACAACAGATCCGCAGGATGACAATTCAATCAGTAGCAATTCTACCAGCAATTTGCTGGAAGACAGTAAAGGCAGGCTTTGGGTAGGTACCTATGATGGAGGTGTGAATGTGTACAATAAAAAAACAGGGCACTTTTTCCGGATTGTTCAAAAATCCGGTAATTCTTTAGGCCTTTCCAGTAATCGTATCGTATCTGCCATGGCTGAATTGCCTGATGGCAAGATATTGCTTTACCCGGATGGAGGTAGACTTAGCATTATTTCACTGTCAGATGCTGGTAAATTAGCAATAATTACATTGAGGGTCCCAGAAAACCGAACGGTTTTCTCGATAGGGAAAGATGACAAGGGGTTTATTTGGGTCGGTTTTACAGATTATAGTATCTATATTTTTAATCCATCTACCCTCGGTTTATCACCTTTATATGATGGAAAGCATTTTACCAACCTTATCGAAAAAACAGGCAGATTTATCTCAGCAAAATTTAGTCAGGGATTAGATCCCTTTATTATACCACCTATTCGTGAAGAATTAATTGATTCCTTGGGCCAATTGAATGCTAATATGATTGGTAAAGGCAGAAAAGGTGAGTTAATTATTGGTAACCGCTTTCCCCTCAAAATGGGGGCGTCTGGTTGTAATCATTACGATTTCACTGGAATAAAAGTTGGTGATAGCATGAAGGATGTCTACGCCCGCAATTTAAAAACTAATGTTAAGGATCAAAATATTAGGTGTCTGTTGTTAGATCGGTCAGGCGTGTTATGGGTAGGAACAATGGGGCATGGCATTTACAAATTTCGCATTCGGAATAATCGCTTTAATCACATCCTGCCAAGCCTGAGTGTACAGCGGCTAACAATTTGGGATACTGATATGATTTATGTGCAAGGGTGGAGGGATGCAAAATTAATAAACTCAGCAGGAAAGGAGATCATTAATCCAGTTAAACCCTTCATATTTAATGCACATACAAACGTACTGAAAACCAAAAAAGGAGACTATTGGGTATATTGGAATGGCATTGGTAAGCTATTCAGGTATAATGCTGATAGGAAATTGATGGCAACTTACGCTCAACAAGTAAATGTAACACCTACCGAGCAGCTTCAACCTATAATTGAAGACCGCAGTCATCGTGTATGGCTTTGCGGAGCTAATGGTACACTGGCAAGAATTGATCCAAATACGGGCAAACTATTAAAGTTTTCAATAAACATTAAACAATATACCGGCACTTCGGCACTTACCCAAACTACTGCTTTTTACGAAGATACGAAGGGTATTTTCTGGTTAGCTACCGAACATGGTTTTGCCCGACTCCAATTTGCCGGTGATGCTACCGGGCCTAAGATGAAATGGTTTAAAAACATACCTGGAAATGGAAATTCATTAAGCTATAATTACGTGTCATGGTTTATGGATGACCCTGTTAATCCCAATTATCTATGGGTTAGTACCAAAGGTGGTGGCTTAAACCGGATGCAAAAATCAACCGGTAATTTCGTTCATTACACAAGCAAAGAAGGACTACCTAATGATGTAGTGTATGGCACGCTAACCGATAAAGCTGGAAATATTTGGGGAAGTACCAACCGCGGATTATTCTGTATGCTTGCCGCCAAAAAGGAGAATAATGCAGGGGCCGATTTTAGAATATTCAATACCAGCGATGGATTACAGGCTGATGAGTTTAATACCAATGCAATTTGTAAATTAGACAATGGCGATCTTGCATTTGGAGGTGTAAACGGTATTAATATTTTTAATCCGCAGAAAGTTCTTGATGCCAGTTTTACACCCAACGTCTTTATTACCAGCATTCAGATCGGGAATAAAATACTTGTGCCTTATGATCAAACAAAAGTGTTAAAGGAAACCATTGAAAATACAAGATCTATTACACTCAGTTATTTACAAGACGTTGTTACCCTTGAATTTTCATCACTCGATTTTACAGCACCACAGCAGAACAAGTATCGCTACCAACTTGTAGGGATAGATAAGGAGTGGGTTGAGAGTGGCACCCGTCGTTCGGCAACTTATCTGCATTTGCCCGCCGGTAATTATACCTTTAAGGTTCAGGGCAGCAATAGCCAGGGAATATGGAGTACTAAAATAGCTCAATTAAAAATACAGGTGCTGCCCCCATGGTGGTTAAGCTGGTGGGCTTATTTAGCCTATGCTTTAATTGTTGCACTGTCTATCAGAAGGTATCTTAAATTCAATATAAATAAGGCAAAACTGCAATCGCAATTAAACTACGAGCAGTTGGAAGCCAAAAGAATGAAAGAGTTAGACTCTATTAAAACGCAATTATATACCAATATTACTCATGAATTTCGCACACCAATTACCGTTATACTTGGGATGGCCCAGCAGGTAATAGAAAAACCCGGGGAACTTTTCGAGAACCGTATGGATATGATTGTGCGTAATGGTCGCAGTTTGCTGAACCTGGTAAATCAAATGCTGGATCTCTCTAAGCTTGAAACCGGAAAAATGAAGTTACAATTGTCAAATGGTGATGTTATTCATTTTTTACGGTATGTAGTGGAATCCTTTCATTCGTTGGCAGAGAGTCAGCAAAAGCAACTACATTTTCTAACGGATATTGATACACTGTACATGGAGAATGACCTGGAGAAATTAAGACAGATTGTTTCCAATCTGCTCTCGAATGCCATTAAGTTCACTCCCGAAAAAGGAAATATTTATATCAGTGTAGCCGAAAATATGCAAGTAGCCAATATTGGCAGCTCTGCGCTAATTATTAAGGTAAAAGATACAGGTATTGGTATTCCTGCAGATCAATTACAATATGTTTTTGATCGTTTCTATCAGTTAGACAACAGTCATACCCGTAAAATGGAAGGTACTGGTATTGGCCTGGCTCTAACTAAAGAACTGGTTAAGCTTATGGGTGGAGATATTACTGTAAAAAGCCCACCTAAAGGGGCACTCACAGGTAGTGAGTTTACCGTGTCGCTTCCTTTAAAGAAAGTGGATACCATAACTGAAGATGTATTTAATGTTGATAATGATTACCAAATCTCCTCAACCGATCCGGTACCAAGTATTGCCCTACCTGTAATAGTTGATGAAGAAAATCATACAAATGTTCCTTTAATACTATTGGTTGAAGACAATGCCGACGTAGTTGCTTATACCGCATCTTGCCTGTCTGAATATAGGCTGGTTGTAGGCAAAGATGGGGGAGAAGGTTTTGATATTGCTACAGAAATGACTCCCGATTTAATTATTACCGATGTTATGATGCCAATTATGGATGGCTTTGAGCTCACCGCCAAATTACGTTACACCGAAAATACCAGCCATATCCCTATCATTATGCTAACAGCAAAAGCCGATATTGGCAGTAAAATAGATGGCTTGCAGCATGGTGCAGATGTATATCTGGAAAAGCCATTCAATAAAAAGGAATTATTGGTAAGAATAAAAAAGCTTCTGGAAATGCGTAAAAATCTGCAACAGCATTACCTCAGGAAAGCCGGAATACATGTAGGTACGCTGATGGAGTACATGATTATGCCTGATAAAGTACACGGACAAGCAATAGAAGATGGCTTTGTAAAAAGAGTTAGGGAATCTGTAGAGCAAAACTTAACAGATGTAAGTTTTACGGTTGAAAAGTTAAGTAAGCTTGTTTTTATGAGCCACTCGCAGCTGCACCGAAAACTCGATGCACTTACAGGATGTTCTCCTAATAAATTTATTAGGATGATCAGACTTAAAAAAGCAAAAGAATTATTGCAGGATCCTTCAAATAGCATTGCGTCAGTTGCTATGGATTGTGGCTATGAGGATCCTGGCTATTTTGCAAGAGTATTTAAGCAGGAGTACAATGTAACGCCTCAGAAATGGAGG contains the following coding sequences:
- a CDS encoding DinB family protein yields the protein MKLKSLVIALCLIAGSQLVKAQVTVTDMVKEWERSKAYTQEYLDAMPESGYALKPTPEMRSFAEQVLHLSDANYGFTSAATGTKSPFGQGELEKTSDKSKANVTKLVLGSYDFVIENIKKMTEAQLDETTKLFGRFDMTKRMALAKAFEHQAHHRGQTTVYLRLAGVKPPQEKLF
- a CDS encoding alpha/beta fold hydrolase, encoding MKTTILLLLTANCFWGCDQTSKFPESFTENSIDTAWKIKTDNTKMIVVDGKYNIWTKKVGEGKIKVLLLPGEPGFTQDYFECFEEFLPKEGIEFYYYDQLGTGNSDIPTDSVLLNTSRFVEEIEHVRKGLKLDNFYILGHFWGGVLAMEYLQKYQNHVKAAILSSMTAGVKSYAPYSGQLKKKTFTEQDIKTYDSLDRLKLHDSPEYQDLLVNKLYAWNRLPNIKVPTLVIGGMYEERNPEDIKKEGKLIPNSRTYLCPDGSHLSIYDDQQNYFSNLVAFLKDVENNKFVADKK
- a CDS encoding ATP-binding protein, with amino-acid sequence MSKPQTLLTFLFLVVSVFRSPVSAQTNSGFELISTTQGLSQGLINDMLQDKEGFIWIATKGGLNRYDGYTFKTFTTDPQDDNSISSNSTSNLLEDSKGRLWVGTYDGGVNVYNKKTGHFFRIVQKSGNSLGLSSNRIVSAMAELPDGKILLYPDGGRLSIISLSDAGKLAIITLRVPENRTVFSIGKDDKGFIWVGFTDYSIYIFNPSTLGLSPLYDGKHFTNLIEKTGRFISAKFSQGLDPFIIPPIREELIDSLGQLNANMIGKGRKGELIIGNRFPLKMGASGCNHYDFTGIKVGDSMKDVYARNLKTNVKDQNIRCLLLDRSGVLWVGTMGHGIYKFRIRNNRFNHILPSLSVQRLTIWDTDMIYVQGWRDAKLINSAGKEIINPVKPFIFNAHTNVLKTKKGDYWVYWNGIGKLFRYNADRKLMATYAQQVNVTPTEQLQPIIEDRSHRVWLCGANGTLARIDPNTGKLLKFSINIKQYTGTSALTQTTAFYEDTKGIFWLATEHGFARLQFAGDATGPKMKWFKNIPGNGNSLSYNYVSWFMDDPVNPNYLWVSTKGGGLNRMQKSTGNFVHYTSKEGLPNDVVYGTLTDKAGNIWGSTNRGLFCMLAAKKENNAGADFRIFNTSDGLQADEFNTNAICKLDNGDLAFGGVNGINIFNPQKVLDASFTPNVFITSIQIGNKILVPYDQTKVLKETIENTRSITLSYLQDVVTLEFSSLDFTAPQQNKYRYQLVGIDKEWVESGTRRSATYLHLPAGNYTFKVQGSNSQGIWSTKIAQLKIQVLPPWWLSWWAYLAYALIVALSIRRYLKFNINKAKLQSQLNYEQLEAKRMKELDSIKTQLYTNITHEFRTPITVILGMAQQVIEKPGELFENRMDMIVRNGRSLLNLVNQMLDLSKLETGKMKLQLSNGDVIHFLRYVVESFHSLAESQQKQLHFLTDIDTLYMENDLEKLRQIVSNLLSNAIKFTPEKGNIYISVAENMQVANIGSSALIIKVKDTGIGIPADQLQYVFDRFYQLDNSHTRKMEGTGIGLALTKELVKLMGGDITVKSPPKGALTGSEFTVSLPLKKVDTITEDVFNVDNDYQISSTDPVPSIALPVIVDEENHTNVPLILLVEDNADVVAYTASCLSEYRLVVGKDGGEGFDIATEMTPDLIITDVMMPIMDGFELTAKLRYTENTSHIPIIMLTAKADIGSKIDGLQHGADVYLEKPFNKKELLVRIKKLLEMRKNLQQHYLRKAGIHVGTLMEYMIMPDKVHGQAIEDGFVKRVRESVEQNLTDVSFTVEKLSKLVFMSHSQLHRKLDALTGCSPNKFIRMIRLKKAKELLQDPSNSIASVAMDCGYEDPGYFARVFKQEYNVTPQKWRASSH